A genomic segment from Sulfuritalea hydrogenivorans sk43H encodes:
- a CDS encoding branched-chain amino acid ABC transporter permease, translated as MRIGAAKQSYAADEALFDSRTQRIWLGVLAVALVVLPFVASQYWLYLTCLVGINIIAATGLNILTGYTGQVSLGQAAFMGVGAYTVAVLDKTLGTPFFINLIAAGGVAMLVGMVVGIPSLRVKGLYLAIATIAASFILHFVFANWRSVTGGTAGLTVKPASLFGIALDSEFRLYWLMLPLTAVMVLGAANLFRTRIGRAFIAIRDRDISAEVLGISLLRYKLLSFAISSFYAGVAGGLWAYFFRSVTPESFPLLMSIFFLAAIIVGGMGTILGGILGAVFMTLVPEALKMVFGWFPNAAEMAVHLAPVRIMVFGILIVGFLIFEPHGLAEIWRRVRRFFHLWPFRT; from the coding sequence ATGAGAATCGGCGCCGCCAAACAAAGCTATGCCGCCGACGAGGCCCTGTTCGACAGCCGCACCCAGCGCATCTGGCTCGGCGTGCTGGCCGTGGCGCTGGTCGTCCTGCCCTTCGTCGCCAGCCAGTACTGGCTCTACCTGACCTGCCTGGTCGGCATCAACATCATCGCCGCCACGGGGCTGAACATCCTCACCGGCTACACCGGCCAGGTCAGTCTCGGCCAGGCCGCCTTCATGGGCGTCGGCGCCTACACCGTGGCCGTGCTCGACAAGACGCTCGGCACCCCGTTCTTCATCAACCTGATCGCGGCCGGCGGCGTCGCCATGCTGGTCGGCATGGTGGTCGGCATTCCCTCGCTGCGCGTCAAGGGGCTGTACCTGGCGATCGCCACGATTGCCGCCTCCTTCATCCTGCACTTCGTCTTCGCCAACTGGCGATCGGTCACCGGCGGCACCGCCGGCCTCACGGTGAAGCCGGCCTCGCTGTTCGGCATCGCGCTGGACAGCGAATTCCGCCTCTACTGGCTGATGCTGCCGCTCACCGCCGTCATGGTGCTCGGCGCCGCCAACCTGTTCCGCACCCGCATCGGCCGCGCCTTCATCGCCATCCGCGACCGCGACATCTCGGCCGAGGTGCTGGGCATATCGCTGTTGCGCTACAAGCTGCTCTCCTTCGCCATTTCGTCCTTCTACGCCGGAGTCGCCGGCGGGCTCTGGGCCTACTTCTTCCGTTCGGTGACACCGGAAAGCTTTCCGCTGCTGATGTCGATCTTCTTCCTTGCCGCGATCATCGTCGGCGGCATGGGCACCATACTCGGCGGCATCCTCGGCGCGGTCTTCATGACCCTCGTGCCCGAGGCGCTCAAGATGGTTTTCGGCTGGTTCCCCAATGCCGCCGAGATGGCGGTGCACCTGGCACCGGTGCGCATCATGGTTTTCGGCATCCTGATCGTCGGCTTCCTGATTTTCGAGCCGCACGGCCTGGCCGAGATATGGCGGCGCGTCCGCCGCTTTTTTCACCTGTGGCCGTTCCGGACATAG
- a CDS encoding branched-chain amino acid ABC transporter permease, which translates to MSFDWWMLFEVSLAGIGSGGLYALAGLAFVLIFKATKVVNLAIGEMLMMGAYFFFAMASTLGWPIWLGVLVAVLGSGALGALVERLLIRPMLGESPISVFMITIGLSSILVGAVELIWGADQMRLPDFMPSDPVLIGEAMVPPKIFYGFLVATSLIAIVLVVFRFWRGGIALRATASDQAAAYSMGINVPRVFSMAWVVGAMVAAIAGIIVGSISSLSPTMGVFGLSVLVVVIVGGLDSVAGALIGGILVGLVEAWSGTYLGGEYKMLATFSLLVLVLMVRPYGLFGTHEIERL; encoded by the coding sequence ATGAGCTTCGACTGGTGGATGCTGTTCGAAGTCAGCCTCGCCGGCATCGGCAGCGGCGGGCTGTACGCGCTGGCGGGCCTCGCCTTCGTGCTGATCTTCAAGGCGACCAAGGTGGTCAATCTGGCGATCGGCGAGATGCTGATGATGGGCGCCTATTTCTTCTTCGCCATGGCCTCCACCCTGGGCTGGCCGATCTGGCTCGGCGTCCTCGTCGCGGTGCTCGGCAGCGGCGCGCTCGGCGCGCTGGTCGAACGCCTGCTGATCCGGCCCATGCTCGGCGAATCGCCGATCTCGGTGTTCATGATCACCATCGGCCTCTCGTCGATCCTGGTCGGCGCCGTCGAACTGATCTGGGGCGCCGACCAGATGCGCCTGCCCGATTTCATGCCGAGCGACCCGGTGCTGATCGGCGAAGCCATGGTGCCGCCCAAGATCTTCTACGGCTTCCTCGTCGCGACCTCACTGATCGCCATCGTGCTGGTGGTGTTCCGCTTCTGGCGCGGCGGCATCGCCTTGCGCGCGACGGCCTCCGACCAGGCCGCGGCCTACTCGATGGGCATCAACGTGCCGCGCGTGTTCTCCATGGCCTGGGTGGTCGGCGCGATGGTCGCGGCGATCGCCGGCATCATCGTCGGCAGCATTTCCAGCCTCTCGCCGACCATGGGCGTATTCGGCCTCTCGGTGCTGGTGGTGGTCATCGTCGGCGGCCTCGACAGCGTCGCCGGTGCGCTGATCGGCGGCATCCTGGTCGGCCTGGTCGAAGCCTGGAGCGGCACCTATCTGGGCGGCGAGTACAAGATGCTGGCCACTTTTTCCCTGCTGGTGCTGGTCCTCATGGTCCGTCCCTACGGCCTGTTCGGCACCCACGAGATCGAACGGCTATGA
- a CDS encoding ABC transporter ATP-binding protein, producing MTAAANPILEIDQVTLAFGGVKALNGVSFEVAPGSITSVIGPNGAGKTSLFNTISGFYRPTAGHIRFLGEDITQRPAPQRAKLGLARSFQNIALFRGMTVLDNIKLGRHCHLHTGVLDALFYYGKARREEVRLRADIEERIIDFLEIDHIRNAPVAALSYGLQKRVEMARALAMQPKVLMLDEPVAGMNREETEDMARFILDVREEWGVTILMVEHDMGMVMDISDHVVVLNFGEVIADGTPAAVQGNPEVIRAYLGSGDVEELRRKLHGEVEA from the coding sequence ATGACGGCGGCCGCGAACCCCATCCTCGAAATCGACCAGGTCACGCTGGCCTTCGGCGGCGTCAAGGCGCTCAACGGCGTCAGCTTCGAGGTCGCGCCGGGCTCGATCACCTCGGTGATCGGCCCCAACGGTGCCGGCAAGACCTCGCTGTTCAACACCATATCGGGTTTCTACCGGCCGACCGCCGGCCACATCCGTTTCCTCGGCGAGGACATCACGCAGCGCCCCGCGCCGCAGCGCGCCAAGCTGGGCCTGGCGCGCAGCTTCCAGAACATCGCGCTGTTCCGCGGCATGACCGTGCTCGACAACATCAAGCTCGGCCGCCATTGCCATCTGCATACGGGCGTGCTCGATGCGCTGTTCTACTACGGCAAGGCCCGGCGCGAGGAAGTGCGGCTGCGCGCCGACATCGAGGAACGCATCATCGACTTCCTCGAAATCGACCACATCCGCAACGCCCCGGTGGCGGCGCTGTCCTATGGCCTGCAGAAGCGCGTCGAGATGGCGCGTGCGCTGGCGATGCAGCCGAAGGTGCTGATGCTCGACGAGCCGGTGGCCGGCATGAACCGCGAGGAAACCGAGGACATGGCGCGCTTCATCCTCGACGTGCGCGAGGAGTGGGGCGTCACCATTCTCATGGTCGAGCACGACATGGGCATGGTGATGGACATCTCAGACCACGTCGTCGTGCTCAACTTCGGCGAGGTCATCGCCGACGGCACGCCGGCCGCGGTGCAGGGTAATCCCGAAGTAATCCGCGCCTACCTCGGCTCGGGCGATGTCGAGGAATTGCGGCGCAAGCTGCATGGCGAGGTGGAGGCATGA
- a CDS encoding TetR/AcrR family transcriptional regulator: protein MAKARPKNSIQDEPSSPWRKAGERTREREIKREAVLRTAAQLFNEKGFHAVSLDEVAERLNVTKPTLYYYVKNKDEILAECVRSGLELMQEAIARSDEAGGTAIDKLIAAMRKYAEIVTMDFGKCLIRVGEDPLPPESRRAVRRLKAEIDREFRHLIELGIAEGSLRAVDPKLAAFTLAGALSWIGRWYRADGELGPDQIAEQCIGVLMGGLALPPKATVARAPRATAAKRVAKKAAK, encoded by the coding sequence ATGGCGAAAGCGCGCCCGAAAAATTCGATTCAGGATGAGCCGTCATCGCCCTGGCGCAAGGCCGGCGAACGGACGCGCGAGCGCGAGATCAAGCGCGAGGCGGTGTTGCGCACCGCCGCCCAGCTTTTCAACGAAAAGGGCTTCCACGCCGTTTCGCTCGACGAGGTGGCCGAGCGGCTCAACGTCACCAAGCCGACCCTCTACTACTATGTCAAGAACAAGGATGAGATCCTCGCCGAGTGCGTGCGCAGCGGCCTGGAACTGATGCAGGAAGCCATCGCGCGTTCCGACGAGGCGGGCGGCACGGCGATCGACAAGCTGATCGCGGCCATGCGCAAGTACGCCGAGATCGTCACCATGGATTTCGGCAAATGCCTGATCCGCGTCGGCGAAGACCCCCTGCCGCCGGAGAGCCGTCGCGCGGTGCGGCGGCTGAAGGCGGAGATCGACCGCGAGTTTCGGCACCTGATCGAGCTGGGCATCGCCGAAGGTTCGCTGCGTGCCGTCGATCCGAAGCTGGCGGCGTTCACGCTGGCCGGCGCCCTGAGCTGGATCGGCCGCTGGTATCGCGCCGACGGCGAACTCGGTCCCGACCAGATTGCCGAGCAATGCATCGGCGTGCTGATGGGCGGCCTCGCGTTGCCGCCCAAGGCCACGGTAGCCCGCGCGCCGCGCGCCACGGCAGCGAAGCGCGTCGCCAAAAAGGCAGCGAAATGA